One genomic segment of Pseudomonadota bacterium includes these proteins:
- a CDS encoding cystathionine gamma-synthase family protein has translation MSADSYHKRKLGNRVLTPETQMMGYGYDPKLSEGSLKPPIFLTSTFVFRNAQDGKDFFDYTSGRRAPPPGQAAGLVYSRFNNPNLEVLEDRLALWEGGEAACVFSSGMSAISTTLWAYLKPNDVLLMSEPLYGGTETLIDKTMPAFGIGAVRVADAIDREAVMAGAKAALEKARAKRGKVGLLVTETPANPTNSLVDLQLWREAAEWIAGQQGGVRPPVAVDNTFLGPVFQKPLAHGGDLIMYSLTKYVGGHSDLVAGGVVGTKAMVQPVRALRSSLGTQLDPNTSWMIMRSMETLALRMRASAENAGRVAGYLAQHPKVASVNYLGHLKNGDPRLEVFQRQCLSAGSTFAFSIRGGEAEAFRMLDALQVMKLAVSLGGTETLISHPASTTHSGVPKETRDRMGVTDALIRISVGIENADDLIADLEQALTKI, from the coding sequence ATGAGCGCCGACAGCTACCACAAGCGCAAGCTGGGCAATCGGGTGCTGACGCCCGAAACCCAGATGATGGGTTACGGCTACGACCCCAAACTCTCCGAAGGTTCGCTCAAGCCGCCCATCTTCCTCACCTCCACCTTCGTCTTCCGCAACGCGCAGGACGGCAAGGATTTCTTCGATTACACCTCCGGACGGCGCGCGCCGCCGCCGGGCCAGGCCGCGGGCCTGGTGTATTCGCGCTTCAACAATCCCAATCTCGAAGTGCTCGAAGATCGTCTGGCGCTGTGGGAAGGCGGTGAAGCTGCGTGTGTGTTCTCGAGCGGCATGTCGGCCATCTCGACCACGTTGTGGGCGTATCTCAAGCCCAACGATGTGTTGCTCATGAGCGAGCCGCTGTACGGCGGCACGGAAACCCTCATCGACAAAACGATGCCGGCGTTCGGCATCGGCGCAGTGCGTGTGGCGGATGCCATCGACCGTGAGGCGGTCATGGCCGGTGCGAAGGCCGCGCTCGAGAAGGCGAGGGCGAAACGTGGCAAGGTCGGGTTGTTAGTCACCGAGACACCGGCCAATCCCACCAACAGCCTGGTGGATCTGCAGCTGTGGCGCGAAGCCGCGGAATGGATCGCGGGCCAGCAGGGCGGCGTGCGTCCGCCGGTGGCGGTCGACAACACCTTCCTCGGGCCGGTGTTCCAGAAGCCGCTCGCACACGGCGGCGATCTCATCATGTATTCGCTGACGAAGTACGTCGGTGGTCATTCGGATCTCGTCGCCGGCGGTGTCGTCGGCACCAAGGCGATGGTGCAGCCGGTACGCGCGCTGCGCAGTAGTTTGGGCACGCAGCTCGATCCGAACACGTCGTGGATGATCATGCGGTCGATGGAGACGCTGGCATTGCGCATGCGTGCTTCGGCGGAGAATGCCGGCCGCGTGGCTGGTTATCTCGCGCAGCATCCGAAAGTCGCGAGCGTGAACTATCTCGGGCACTTGAAGAACGGCGATCCTCGTCTGGAGGTCTTCCAGCGCCAGTGCCTGAGTGCCGGTTCCACCTTCGCGTTTTCGATTCGCGGCGGTGAAGCCGAGGCCTTCCGCATGCTGGATGCATTGCAGGTCATGAAACTTGCCGTGAGCCTCGGGGGCACCGAGACGTTGATCTCGCATCCCGCGTCCACCACGCACTCGGGTGTGCCGAAAGAAACGCGCGATCGCATGGGTGTGACCGACGCGTTGATCCGCATATCGGTGGGAATCGAGAATGCCGACGATCTGATCGCCGATCTCGAACAGGCGCTGACGAAGATCTGA
- a CDS encoding PhzF family phenazine biosynthesis protein: MELKYRILNVFTAGGARLSGNPLCVFEDGSQLDPAAMQALARQMNLSESTFILPSKRAAALVRIFTPAYEMPFAGHPTLGTAHVCRALGLGGNQLGLEMRAGIIPVTSDGDHWTLRATAATSRLVEVQPPELARLLGLEASDIGFQPLWVKAGREQLIIPLTSEAAVRRVKPKAELFEKLKSSDGAGQAYVFASTGAKKILSRFFFPDGSAILEDPATGSACANLGSWFIAMGRRAPLDFEVSQGELIGRPSILKLEVNADNEVFVGGDVIEIGSGILNF, translated from the coding sequence ATGGAACTGAAGTACAGAATCTTGAACGTCTTCACGGCCGGCGGCGCACGCCTGTCCGGCAACCCGTTGTGCGTGTTCGAAGACGGCAGTCAGCTCGATCCGGCCGCAATGCAGGCGCTGGCACGGCAGATGAACCTCTCCGAGAGCACGTTCATCCTGCCCTCCAAACGCGCCGCCGCGCTGGTGCGCATCTTCACGCCCGCATACGAGATGCCGTTCGCCGGTCATCCCACGCTGGGCACGGCGCACGTCTGCCGCGCGCTGGGCCTGGGCGGCAACCAGCTCGGCCTCGAGATGCGCGCCGGCATCATTCCGGTCACCTCCGACGGCGATCACTGGACACTGCGTGCCACGGCAGCCACCTCGCGCCTGGTCGAAGTGCAGCCGCCCGAGCTGGCAAGGTTGTTAGGCCTGGAGGCTTCCGACATCGGCTTCCAGCCGCTGTGGGTGAAGGCGGGGCGCGAGCAGTTGATCATCCCGCTCACCAGCGAAGCGGCCGTGCGCCGCGTGAAGCCGAAGGCGGAATTGTTCGAGAAACTCAAGAGCAGCGACGGCGCCGGGCAGGCGTACGTGTTCGCCTCGACGGGCGCGAAGAAGATCCTGAGCCGGTTTTTCTTTCCCGATGGCAGCGCGATTCTCGAAGACCCGGCCACCGGGTCCGCCTGCGCGAATCTCGGCTCGTGGTTCATCGCCATGGGCCGCCGGGCACCGCTGGATTTCGAGGTGTCCCAGGGCGAGCTGATCGGGCGTCCCTCCATTCTCAAGCTCGAGGTCAACGCCGACAACGAAGTGTTCGTCGGCGGCGACGTGATCGAGATAGGATCGGGCATCTTGAATTTCTAA
- a CDS encoding FkbM family methyltransferase, translated as MQLIQGSLLAHPRMVAWRNRLRRNTVLLGVYRLWAGRDGYEQRFGSALLAAVGMNDVVWDIGANVGLYSEKFLQRGASFVVCFEPAPAAIAELGRRFSDESLARRVRVVPAALSNTRGSANFVADGSSPVNKLGGSGPGAVIEVPVLRGDDALAEYSLPVPDVIKVDVEGYELEVIEGLQGVLSRPQVRAVFVEVHFGLLHERGNDHAPATIVALLKNHGFRTSWLDASHLIAHRGA; from the coding sequence ATGCAATTGATCCAGGGCTCCCTGCTGGCGCACCCGAGAATGGTCGCCTGGCGCAACCGCTTGCGCCGCAATACGGTGCTGCTCGGCGTTTATCGCCTGTGGGCCGGCCGCGACGGCTACGAACAGCGCTTCGGCAGTGCGCTGTTGGCCGCGGTGGGTATGAACGACGTGGTGTGGGACATCGGCGCCAATGTCGGGTTGTACAGCGAGAAATTCCTGCAGCGCGGCGCGAGTTTCGTGGTGTGTTTCGAACCGGCCCCCGCGGCCATTGCTGAACTTGGCCGGCGATTTTCCGACGAGTCGTTGGCCCGCCGCGTCCGCGTCGTGCCGGCGGCCCTGTCCAACACGCGCGGCAGCGCGAATTTCGTCGCGGATGGCTCCTCGCCGGTGAACAAGCTCGGCGGCAGCGGGCCCGGCGCCGTGATCGAAGTGCCGGTTTTGCGCGGCGACGATGCGCTGGCGGAATATTCATTGCCGGTGCCCGACGTCATCAAGGTCGACGTCGAAGGGTATGAACTCGAGGTCATCGAGGGCTTGCAAGGTGTCTTGTCGCGCCCGCAGGTGCGCGCCGTATTCGTCGAAGTGCACTTCGGCCTCTTGCACGAACGGGGAAACGACCATGCGCCCGCGACGATCGTCGCTCTGCTGAAGAACCACGGGTTTCGCACCAGCTGGCTCGATGCCTCGCACCTGATCGCCCATCGCGGCGCCTGA
- a CDS encoding GNAT family N-acyltransferase has protein sequence MIRRKHGRAGLYTTTLFNYRDPFFLMLGPALELGRSFVRPEYQRSFAPLMLLWKGIAEFVARNPRYARLIGPVSVSGEYAETSRHLMVDFLRGQRFDHLLGGLVSARNPFPRSRALRTLASELALLGALEPLSALVEDLEPDGKGVPILLRQYLRLGGSVLGFNVDADFG, from the coding sequence GTGATCCGCCGCAAACACGGCCGCGCAGGTCTCTACACCACCACGCTCTTCAACTACCGCGACCCATTCTTTCTCATGCTCGGGCCGGCACTCGAGCTCGGCCGCTCGTTCGTTCGTCCGGAATATCAGCGCAGTTTCGCGCCGCTCATGTTGTTGTGGAAGGGCATCGCGGAGTTCGTGGCGCGTAATCCGCGCTACGCGCGGCTCATCGGACCCGTCAGTGTCAGCGGCGAATACGCCGAGACTTCACGGCATCTGATGGTGGACTTCCTGCGCGGGCAACGCTTCGATCACCTGCTCGGAGGGCTGGTCAGCGCGCGCAATCCATTTCCGCGCTCGCGCGCGCTGCGGACGCTGGCCAGCGAACTCGCCCTGTTGGGAGCGCTCGAACCGTTGTCGGCGCTGGTCGAAGACCTCGAGCCCGACGGCAAAGGTGTGCCCATCTTGCTGCGCCAGTACCTCAGGCTCGGCGGAAGCGTGTTGGGATTCAACGTGGACGCGGATTTCGGCTAA
- a CDS encoding energy transducer TonB, producing the protein MSKQAGNAMLPFVIIGFGIAAVGACAVLLIRGFLSSEAPAAKKVVQEIRIVRPPPPEELPPPPPPPPEEKVDLNEPQPEPDPVASNEPPPGNLGLDAEGGAGSDGFGLLGRKGGRDLLGSGGSAFTWYAGLLKSEILDELQRVKSARSGAYSVSIKVWVRPDGSVERIRLAQSTGDRERDRDIESALSRIGRVSQTPPADMPQPVSLRIVSRA; encoded by the coding sequence GTGAGCAAACAAGCTGGAAATGCGATGCTGCCCTTCGTCATCATCGGATTCGGCATCGCGGCCGTGGGCGCTTGCGCCGTGTTGCTGATACGCGGGTTTCTCTCGAGCGAAGCTCCTGCGGCGAAGAAGGTCGTGCAGGAAATCCGGATCGTGCGTCCGCCGCCGCCGGAGGAGCTGCCACCGCCGCCACCGCCGCCGCCCGAAGAAAAAGTCGACCTGAACGAGCCGCAACCGGAGCCCGATCCGGTGGCGTCGAACGAACCACCGCCGGGCAATCTCGGCCTCGACGCGGAGGGCGGTGCCGGCAGCGACGGCTTCGGCCTGCTCGGCCGCAAGGGCGGCCGCGATTTGTTAGGCAGCGGCGGCAGCGCGTTCACCTGGTACGCCGGGCTGCTCAAGAGCGAGATTCTCGATGAGTTGCAGCGCGTGAAATCCGCGCGCAGCGGCGCCTACTCGGTGTCGATCAAAGTCTGGGTGCGTCCGGACGGTTCGGTGGAGCGGATCCGTCTCGCCCAGTCGACCGGCGACCGCGAACGCGACCGCGACATCGAGAGTGCGTTATCCCGCATCGGTCGTGTTTCGCAGACGCCGCCCGCCGATATGCCCCAACCCGTGAGTCTGCGCATCGTTTCAAGAGCATGA
- a CDS encoding glycosyltransferase, producing MNSATVRDDSPIRVFIGFDSREAAAFSVLSHSIHRHASRPVSIAPLMLSQLRDSLWRERHIYQSTDFSFSRFLTPYLCGFEGWAIFLDCDMLVRDDIAKLWDLRDSNYAVQVVKHDHRPRETTKFLDQTQTRYEKKNWSSVMLFNAARCQALVPDYVNRATGLELHQFKWLGGDEHIGDLPARWNRLVGYDQDDPDAALLHFTSGGPYFHRYRDCSFAGEWFAERDSMLAVEDALSRPLGIAAR from the coding sequence ATGAATTCGGCTACCGTGCGCGACGATTCCCCGATACGCGTGTTCATCGGCTTCGATTCGCGCGAGGCGGCGGCGTTTTCCGTGCTCTCGCACAGCATTCACCGCCACGCCTCGCGACCGGTGAGCATCGCTCCGCTCATGCTGTCCCAGCTGCGCGATTCGTTGTGGCGCGAGCGTCACATCTACCAGTCCACGGACTTCTCCTTTTCGCGCTTTCTCACTCCTTATCTCTGCGGCTTCGAAGGCTGGGCGATCTTCCTCGATTGCGACATGCTGGTGCGCGACGACATTGCGAAACTCTGGGACCTGCGCGACTCGAACTACGCGGTGCAAGTGGTCAAACACGATCATCGCCCGCGCGAGACGACCAAGTTTCTCGATCAGACACAGACGCGGTACGAGAAGAAAAACTGGTCGAGCGTGATGTTGTTCAACGCCGCGCGATGCCAGGCCTTGGTGCCCGACTACGTCAATCGCGCCACCGGCCTGGAGTTGCACCAATTCAAATGGCTGGGCGGCGACGAGCACATCGGCGATTTGCCCGCGCGCTGGAACCGGCTGGTCGGGTATGACCAGGACGATCCCGATGCCGCCCTGCTGCACTTCACCTCGGGCGGCCCGTATTTTCATCGCTACCGGGACTGCTCGTTCGCCGGGGAATGGTTTGCGGAACGCGACTCGATGCTCGCCGTCGAGGACGCGCTGTCGCGCCCGCTCGGAATCGCAGCGCGCTGA
- a CDS encoding DUF2341 domain-containing protein, protein MRRFRGVHTCLVLLCAALMSPSAFAWWNDDWSFRKEITFDLSPTGAAIPGTASEVPMLIRLSLGNFGYFNDTKPDGSDLRFIGSDDKTPLKFHIERYDPQAQIAFVWVTVPQLTAGANTDKVFLYYGNKDAPAAADVAGSYDKNQALVYHFGAAANAAQDATAYKNEPTNFGAELTSASLIGSGLKFAGAQNLTIPASGSLRLVSAQGVTLSAWVRIESAQSQSYVAQLAENGRELILGIEGTQAFARYTDGTPVQVGSTVALSTGEWHHLALAAGNGQLELFVDGDSAGKAPVTLNEIGGALTVGASAAGANYLAGELDEFEVSNVARSTDWIKAAARSQGVIAPLVVYGGDAQNEDAEGPSYIGTSLRNVTVDGWIIIGILMVLFFLSIAIMGGKFAFLNRVERGNKQFLREFRKLRDDPAALERSRGGAKGVGGDDAFEEGGEAALPSIFSKEDPASFGTSTLWRLYHHGMRETMKRVEGQPAGAARVKTLSAQSIEAIRATLDATHTRMGQQLSSQMVWLTISIAGGPFLGLLGTVVGVMITFAAIAVAGDVNVNAIAPGTAAALVATVAGLGVAIPCLFGYNYLNTRIKEIGADNHVFVDEFVTRIAETYS, encoded by the coding sequence ATGAGACGATTCCGCGGTGTCCATACCTGTCTGGTGCTCCTGTGCGCCGCGCTCATGAGCCCGAGCGCCTTCGCGTGGTGGAATGACGACTGGTCGTTCCGCAAGGAAATCACCTTCGACCTGAGCCCCACCGGTGCCGCCATTCCGGGCACCGCCAGCGAAGTGCCCATGCTCATCCGGTTGAGCCTCGGCAATTTCGGCTATTTCAACGACACGAAGCCCGACGGCTCGGACCTGCGGTTCATCGGCAGCGACGACAAGACGCCGCTCAAATTTCACATCGAGCGCTACGACCCGCAGGCGCAGATCGCGTTCGTGTGGGTCACTGTCCCGCAGCTTACGGCCGGCGCGAACACCGACAAGGTGTTCCTCTACTACGGCAACAAGGATGCACCGGCCGCGGCGGACGTCGCGGGCAGCTACGACAAGAACCAGGCGCTGGTCTATCACTTCGGCGCGGCGGCGAATGCCGCGCAGGATGCGACGGCGTACAAGAACGAGCCGACCAATTTCGGCGCGGAATTGACGTCCGCCTCGCTGATCGGTTCGGGTTTGAAGTTCGCCGGCGCGCAGAACCTCACGATCCCCGCGTCCGGATCGTTGCGGCTGGTTTCGGCCCAGGGCGTCACGCTGTCGGCATGGGTGCGTATCGAGTCCGCGCAGTCGCAGAGCTACGTCGCGCAACTCGCGGAGAATGGTCGCGAGCTGATCCTCGGCATCGAAGGCACCCAGGCCTTCGCGCGCTACACCGACGGTACGCCGGTGCAGGTCGGTTCCACGGTCGCGTTGTCGACCGGAGAGTGGCATCACCTCGCGCTCGCCGCCGGCAACGGCCAGCTGGAATTGTTCGTCGACGGCGACAGCGCGGGCAAGGCGCCGGTCACTCTCAACGAGATCGGCGGTGCGCTCACGGTCGGCGCGAGTGCCGCCGGTGCGAACTACCTTGCTGGCGAGCTCGACGAGTTCGAAGTCTCGAATGTCGCGCGCAGCACCGACTGGATCAAGGCGGCGGCGCGCAGCCAGGGCGTGATCGCACCGCTCGTGGTATATGGCGGCGATGCGCAGAACGAGGACGCCGAAGGCCCGTCGTACATCGGCACGTCGCTGCGTAACGTCACGGTCGACGGCTGGATCATCATCGGCATCCTCATGGTGCTGTTCTTCCTCTCGATCGCCATCATGGGTGGGAAGTTCGCGTTCCTGAATCGCGTCGAGCGCGGCAACAAGCAGTTCCTGCGGGAGTTCCGCAAGCTGCGCGACGATCCGGCGGCGCTCGAGCGCAGCCGCGGCGGCGCGAAAGGCGTGGGCGGCGACGACGCGTTCGAAGAGGGCGGCGAGGCGGCGTTGCCGTCCATCTTCTCGAAAGAAGACCCGGCGAGTTTCGGCACCTCCACGCTCTGGCGCCTGTACCACCACGGCATGCGCGAGACCATGAAACGCGTCGAGGGTCAGCCTGCCGGCGCGGCCCGTGTAAAGACGTTGTCCGCGCAATCGATCGAGGCGATTCGCGCCACGCTCGACGCCACGCACACACGTATGGGCCAGCAGCTGTCGAGCCAGATGGTGTGGCTGACCATCTCCATCGCGGGTGGCCCGTTCCTGGGTTTGTTAGGCACGGTGGTCGGCGTCATGATCACCTTCGCCGCGATCGCCGTCGCCGGCGACGTCAACGTCAATGCGATCGCGCCGGGTACGGCGGCCGCGCTGGTTGCCACGGTCGCGGGCCTTGGAGTCGCCATCCCGTGCCTGTTCGGCTACAACTACCTGAACACGCGCATCAAGGAGATCGGCGCGGACAACCACGTGTTCGTCGACGAGTTCGTCACGCGCATCGCCGAAACCTACTCGTAG
- a CDS encoding biopolymer transporter ExbD, with product MAGGGGDKDVYDEINITPMLDLAYVLLIIFIILTTATVQGIKVNLPKASAQPSLAENKTKAISITADGTIYLDTFPVSMPELENLLRQYKAVTPDLPVIIKADSTIQYQKVVEVLDLVGRLEITQLGLVTQRIVK from the coding sequence ATGGCAGGCGGTGGCGGCGACAAGGACGTATACGACGAGATCAACATCACTCCGATGCTCGATCTCGCCTATGTATTGCTGATCATCTTCATCATTCTCACCACCGCGACGGTGCAGGGCATCAAGGTCAACCTGCCGAAGGCCAGCGCCCAGCCGTCGCTGGCCGAGAACAAGACCAAGGCCATCAGCATCACCGCCGATGGAACCATCTACCTCGACACATTCCCGGTGAGCATGCCGGAGCTCGAGAACCTGTTGCGGCAGTACAAGGCGGTGACGCCGGACCTGCCGGTGATCATCAAGGCGGATTCGACCATCCAATACCAGAAAGTCGTCGAGGTGCTCGACCTGGTCGGACGGCTCGAAATCACCCAGCTGGGTCTCGTGACCCAGCGCATCGTCAAGTGA
- a CDS encoding putative porin, with the protein MISSKRTRLLALLMGAASISQAAVTEEQHLSELRHTVENLLQALVDKGVLTREQAELMVSSAQSKAEKDAATEAAARAATEQAEAGAVRVPYVPQIVKDEIRKQVIAEMTPALTDQIVAEASSTDALARALPDWARRMRWSGDFRVRGQGDTYAEDNLPNSYIDVLNVNDRGGITKAGNAAFVNTTEDRQRLRLRARVGFDVELGWGWTAGARLTTGNLRDAVSTNQTLGNYGGRYTVGFDQAFVRWQGTSHSSRQSLALAGGRIGNPFLSTDLVFDQDLMFEGVATNYRYSLSRDEPFVRNWFFTAGAFPLQEVELSDKDKWLFAGQTGLDWRTVNGSRLRFAAAYYDYRNITGVRNGFGSNLLDYTAPVFAQRGNTLYDIRFDSDDTTNLLALAGEYQIANLTAVFDWRVSPAHRLTFTADAVENVGYDRETVLAVSGIDAEERTRGYLAEIAFGSARFNEAHAWRASVGYRYVERDAVLDAFTDSDFRLGGTDVKGFIIGADYAFSPRVFARLRYLSGNEIDGLPLGIDVLQLDMNASF; encoded by the coding sequence ATGATTTCATCCAAGCGTACCCGCCTGCTGGCGTTGTTGATGGGCGCGGCGTCGATTTCGCAAGCCGCCGTCACCGAAGAACAACATCTCTCCGAGCTGCGACATACCGTCGAGAACCTGCTGCAGGCGCTGGTCGACAAGGGCGTGCTGACCCGCGAACAGGCCGAGCTCATGGTGTCGAGCGCACAGTCCAAAGCCGAGAAGGACGCGGCCACCGAGGCGGCGGCACGCGCCGCGACCGAGCAGGCGGAGGCGGGCGCGGTGCGCGTACCGTACGTGCCGCAGATCGTGAAGGACGAGATCCGCAAGCAGGTCATCGCCGAAATGACGCCCGCGCTGACCGACCAGATCGTCGCCGAAGCGAGTTCCACGGACGCGTTGGCGCGCGCGCTGCCGGACTGGGCGCGCCGCATGCGCTGGAGCGGCGACTTCCGCGTGCGTGGCCAGGGCGACACGTACGCCGAAGACAACCTGCCGAATTCCTATATCGACGTGCTGAACGTCAACGACCGCGGCGGTATCACCAAGGCGGGCAATGCGGCGTTCGTCAACACCACCGAAGACCGCCAACGCCTGCGCCTGCGCGCGCGGGTCGGATTCGACGTGGAACTCGGCTGGGGCTGGACTGCCGGCGCGCGCCTGACGACCGGCAATCTGCGCGACGCGGTATCCACCAACCAGACGCTCGGCAATTACGGTGGCCGCTATACGGTCGGGTTCGACCAGGCCTTCGTGCGCTGGCAGGGCACCAGTCACAGCAGCCGGCAGTCGCTCGCGTTGGCCGGCGGACGCATCGGCAATCCGTTCCTGTCCACCGACCTGGTGTTCGACCAGGACCTGATGTTCGAAGGCGTCGCGACGAACTACCGCTACAGCCTGTCGCGCGACGAGCCCTTCGTGCGCAACTGGTTTTTCACCGCGGGCGCATTCCCGCTGCAGGAAGTGGAGCTCTCGGACAAGGACAAATGGCTGTTCGCCGGGCAGACCGGCCTCGACTGGCGCACCGTCAACGGCAGCCGGCTGCGGTTCGCGGCTGCGTACTACGACTACCGCAACATCACCGGCGTGCGCAACGGGTTCGGCAGCAACCTGCTCGACTACACCGCGCCGGTATTCGCGCAGCGCGGCAACACGCTGTACGACATCCGTTTCGACTCGGACGACACCACGAACCTGCTGGCGTTGGCGGGCGAGTACCAGATCGCCAATCTCACCGCGGTCTTCGACTGGCGCGTGTCACCGGCCCATCGGCTGACGTTCACCGCCGATGCCGTCGAGAACGTCGGCTATGACCGCGAGACGGTGCTGGCCGTATCGGGCATCGATGCCGAAGAGCGCACGCGCGGTTACCTGGCGGAGATCGCGTTCGGCAGCGCCCGTTTCAACGAAGCGCATGCCTGGCGCGCATCCGTGGGTTATCGCTACGTGGAACGCGACGCGGTGCTCGATGCCTTCACCGATTCCGACTTCCGCCTCGGCGGCACGGACGTCAAGGGATTCATCATCGGCGCGGACTACGCGTTTTCACCGCGCGTCTTTGCCCGGCTGCGATACCTCTCAGGCAACGAGATCGACGGTCTGCCGCTCGGCATCGACGTGCTGCAGCTCGACATGAACGCTTCATTCTGA
- a CDS encoding aldo/keto reductase: MQKILLAGTNLSFSRIGFGTAALHHLGSRADRERLVHAALDHGITHFDTSPYYGHGLAEIALAGLGRAATIATKVGLYPPGGAHGSHTRMLLRKGLGKLLHSLSRPEVDFAVERARRSLHDSLRRLKRERVELLLLHEPRSELVATDEWRRWLAADRDRIGAIGVAGEFARIWPFVHSGSELAAVIQTGATLSAQDFAALSGVRRSAQITYGHLAGRNVEVPISKTLGAALASFPEAVLLLGTRRIERLAEFARAAAAAAVAPQGAVHQPA; this comes from the coding sequence ATGCAGAAAATCCTTCTCGCGGGTACGAACCTGTCGTTCTCCCGCATCGGATTCGGCACCGCGGCACTGCATCACCTCGGCAGCCGCGCCGATCGCGAGCGCCTCGTCCACGCGGCGCTCGACCACGGCATCACTCACTTCGACACCTCTCCCTACTACGGACACGGACTCGCTGAAATCGCGCTCGCCGGGCTCGGCCGCGCCGCAACCATCGCTACCAAGGTAGGACTCTATCCACCCGGTGGTGCGCATGGGTCGCACACACGCATGCTGCTGCGCAAAGGCCTCGGCAAACTACTCCACTCGCTGTCTCGGCCAGAAGTGGATTTCGCCGTCGAACGTGCACGCCGCAGCCTGCACGACAGCTTGCGGCGCCTGAAGCGCGAACGTGTCGAACTACTGCTGCTGCACGAGCCGCGCAGCGAACTCGTAGCGACCGACGAGTGGCGCCGCTGGCTCGCGGCGGATCGCGACCGCATCGGTGCGATCGGAGTGGCGGGAGAATTTGCGCGGATCTGGCCCTTCGTGCATTCGGGCAGTGAGCTTGCGGCCGTGATCCAGACCGGCGCCACCCTTTCGGCACAGGATTTCGCCGCGCTGAGTGGCGTGCGTCGTTCGGCGCAGATCACCTACGGGCATCTGGCCGGAAGAAATGTCGAAGTCCCCATTTCGAAGACGCTCGGCGCTGCACTCGCCAGTTTCCCGGAAGCCGTCTTGCTGCTGGGTACACGCCGGATCGAACGTCTGGCGGAGTTCGCCCGTGCGGCCGCTGCCGCCGCCGTCGCGCCACAGGGCGCCGTGCATCAACCCGCGTGA